The following coding sequences lie in one Labrus bergylta chromosome 13, fLabBer1.1, whole genome shotgun sequence genomic window:
- the slc39a10 gene encoding zinc transporter ZIP10 isoform X1 gives MRVHVHTKFCFLCVLTFLFHPYSRCNGEGHGHQHGGHQHDKHHHAHNDLQISDAPYVRGGIPPPEANIHHVDSPEEEQQFYIQQLFRRYGHKGRLDYQGFQSLLLSLGLGEVKVVGLDHDDLGHDHVAHLDLLDVKDGLHTHSTTKTGQGKGRGNWHGHSHNPHNEQVPTECSYHTTAISPASGAPTGLDHKHDHSHHGHDHGNAEDRDHKRSDGNVKDTHAHGHDHDHEKEHKPEQVHSTNKDQATQPPNDNDHSTHDHSDHDHSDHDHSTHDHSDHEHERKIEQVQHNSKDLSSQPHIDHHHSNHDHNDHDHSNHDHSAHDHDKEHKHEKVQVQANQKNLSSQPHGDHAHIDHDHSSPDHDHDHSNHDHDHSNHDHDHSSHDHSGHDHSGHDHNDHNHDKAQKKEQIHAGSDGRDLSSQPHNGHDHGNHDHVDHDHSDHKDDHGHLHEVPTGTDSSPSDQVQQPSQVLQAPQPSSASTESQTRKLKKPIGARGQVGENKDTSLPDDHDHQHGHNHDGHGHGHSHSHKRKREAPGSHAHPTLPGPASSVNAEGKSHQHEECLNLTQLLTYYGLNPDSPISPRQFTYLCPALLYQIDSRVCIRHYHQMDLEQENSVLVWLWGFVSITIISLLSLLGVVLVPILNQACFKFLLTFLVALAVGTLSGDALLHLLPHSQGQHDHEHGGQRASQSTDLVTEFDGVWKGLTALAGIYLLFIIEHCIGMFKHYKDHKGKKTIEEGKIGRKLSDHKLNRRSDAEWLHLKPISEGKKYFRHSMFTAALNLRSLLTLRPFSDHDVTVVSCDNGHNDTQITELQPPDSPTTRTPLAPQIAQQEPQSPKKENGHKVKKHGHGHGHSHGHGHSHGGNCHSDQEMKDAGIASIAWMVIMGDGMHNFSDGLAIGAAFSANLTGGISTSVAVFCHELPHELGDFAVLLKAGMSVKQAIVYNLLSALMAYVGMVIGTAVGQYTHNVTSWIFAITAGMFLYVALVDMLPEMLHGDSEDHKRCQLGHFVLQNLGMLTGFAIMLLIAIFEDQIVFDFGFD, from the exons ATGCGAGTCCACGTGCACACCAAgttctgtttcctgtgtgtgcTCACCTTCCTCTTCCATCCGTACAGCCGCTGCAATGGAGAAGGGCACGGCCACCAGCATGGTGGACATCAACATGACAAACACCACCACGCTCACAACGACCTGCAGATCTCTGATGCTCCATATGTGAGAGGAGGTATTCCACCTCCGGAGGCAAACATTCATCATGTAGACTCTCCGGAGGAAGAACAACAGTTTTACATCCAGCAGCTGTTCAGGCGCTATGGCCACAAAGGCAGGCTAGATTACCAGGGATTTCAGAGTCTGCTATTAAGCTTGGGTCTGGGAGAAGTGAAGGTGGTAGGTCTGGATCATGATGATCTTGGCCATGACCACGTTGCTCACCTCGATCTATTGGATGTGAAGGATGGGCTTCACACTCATTCAACCACCAAAACAGGCCAAGGCAAGGGTCGTGGGAATTGGCATGGTCATTCCCACAATCCACATAACGAACAGGTTCCCACAGAGTGCAGCTATCACACTACTGCTATCAGTCCTGCTTCCGGTGCACCTACAGGACTTGACCATAAACATGATCACAGCCATCATGGGCATGATCATGGCAACGCAGAGGATAGGGACCATAAACGTTCTGATGGAAATGTGAAGGACACACATGCCCACGGCCATGATCATGACCACGAAAAAGAGCACAAACCTGAGCAGGTACATTCCACCAACAAGGACCAGGCCACTCAACCTCCCAATGATAACGACCACAGCACTCACGATCACAGTGACCACGACCACAGCGATCATGATCACAGCACCCACGACCACAGCGACCATGAACATGAGCGAAAAATTGAGCAGGTACAGCACAACAGTAAGGACTTGTCATCTCAACCACACATCGATCATCACCATAGCAACCACGACCATAATGATCATGACCACAGTAATCATGATCACAGTGCTCACGACCATgacaaagaacacaaacatgaaaaagtACAAGTACAGGCTAATCAAAAGAACTTGTCTTCTCAACCTCACGGTGATCACGCTCACATAGATCACGACCACAGTAGTCCCGACCACGATCACGACCACAGTAATCACGATCACGACCACAGTAATCACGATCATGACCACAGTAGTCACGATCACAGCGGTCACGACCACAGCGGTCACGATCACAATGATCACAACCATGATAAAGCACAGAAAAAAGAACAGATACATGCAGGTTCTGATGGCAGAGACCTGTCCTCTCAACCTCACAATGGTCATGACCACGGGAATCATGACCACGTTGATCATGACCACAGTGATCATAAAGATGACCATGGACATCTCCACGAAGTGCCGACAGGTACAGACTCTTCACCAAGCGACCAGGTGCAGCAGCCATCCCAGGTCCTCCAGGCTCCACAACCATCTTCTGCCTCGACAGAAAGCCAGACAAGGAAGCTGAAAAAGCCAATTGGGGCCAGGGGACAGgttggagaaaacaaagacacttCATTGCCCGATGACCATGATCATCAACATGGACACAACCATGACGGTCATGGCCATGGTCACAGCCATTCTcataaaagaaagagagaagccCCAGGAAGTCATGCACATCCCACTCTGCCTGGCCCTGCCTCGTCTGTCAACGCAGAAGGGAAGTCTCATCAGCATGAGGAG TGTTTGAACCTGACTCAACTCCTCACCTACTATGGCCTGAATCCAGACTCGCCCATCTCCCCGCGTCAGTTCACCTACCTGTGTCCTGCCCTGCTCTATCAGATAGATAGTCGGGTCTGCATTCGCCATTACCACCAGATGGATTTGGAGCAGGAAAATTCTG TGTTGGTGTGGCTCTGGGGCTTTGTGtccatcaccatcatcagcCTGCTTTCTCTGCTGGGAGTGGTGCTCGTACCCATCCTCAACCAGGCCTGCTTCAAGTTCCTGCTCACCTTCCTGGTGGCGCTGGCAGTGGGCACGCTCAGTGGAGACGCGCTCCTTCATCTGCTGCCACAT TCTCAAGGGCAACATGACCACGAGCACGGCGGGCAAAGGGCGAGCCAGAGCACTGATCTGGTTACTGAATTTGATGGAGTGTGGAAAGGCCTAACTGCGCTGGCCGGCAtctacctcctcttcatcattgaGCATTGTATCGGCATGTTTAAGCACTACAAAGACCACAAG GGCAAGAAGACGATCGAGGAGGGCAAGATTGGCAGGAAGTTGTCAGATCACAAGTTAAATCGGCGCTCAGATGCAGAGTGGCTGCATCTGAAGCCCATCAGTGAAGGTAAGAAGTATTTCAGACACTCCATGTTCACAGCAGCTTTGAACCTCAGATCGCTTCTAACTCTGCGGCCATTTTCAGACCATGACGTCACAGTCGTCTCCTGCGACAACGGTCACAACGACACGCAGATCACAGAGCTCCAGCCTCCCGACTCTCCCACCACCAGGACGCCCCTGGCACCCCAAATCGCCCAACAAGAGCCCCAGTCACCCAAAAAGGAGAACGGACACAAGGTGAAGAAGCACGGACACGGCCATGGTCACTCGCACGGACACGGTCACTCCCATGGAGGAAACTGTCACTCAGACCAGGAGATGAAGGACGCCGGTATAGCCAGCATCGCCTGGATGGTCATCATGGGTGATGGCATGCATAACTTCAGTGACGGTTTGGCTATAG GCGCAGCGTTCAGTGCAAACCTGACAGGAGGCATCAGTACATCAGTGGCTGTTTTCTGCCATGAATTACCTCATGAGCTCG GTGACTTTGCGGTGCTGCTGAAAGCGGGGATGTCAGTGAAGCAGGCCATTGTCTACAATCTGCTATCCGCCCTCATGGCCTACGTTGGCATGGTGATTGGCACAGCTGTGGGCCAGTACACGCACAATGTCACCAGCTGGATCTTCGCCATCACAGCTGGCATGTTCCTCTATGTGGCTCTGGTGGATATG CTGCCAGAAATGCTTCACGGGGACAGTGAGGACCACAAGCGCTGCCAGCTGGGACACTTTGTCCTGCAGAATCTGGGCATGCTGACCGGGTTCGCTATCATGCTGCTCATTGCCATCTTTGAAGACCAAATCGTTTTTGATTTCGGCTTTGATTAA
- the slc39a10 gene encoding zinc transporter ZIP10 isoform X2: MRVHVHTKFCFLCVLTFLFHPYSRCNGEGHGHQHGGHQHDKHHHAHNDLQISDAPYVRGGIPPPEANIHHVDSPEEEQQFYIQQLFRRYGHKGRLDYQGFQSLLLSLGLGEVKVVGLDHDDLGHDHVAHLDLLDVKDGLHTHSTTKTGQGKGRGNWHGHSHNPHNEQVPTECSYHTTAISPASGAPTGLDHKHDHSHHGHDHGNAEDRDHKRSDGNVKDTHAHGHDHDHEKEHKPEQVHSTNKDQATQPPNDNDHSTHDHSDHDHSDHDHSTHDHSDHEHERKIEQVQHNSKDLSSQPHIDHHHSNHDHNDHDHSNHDHSAHDHDKEHKHEKVQVQANQKNLSSQPHGDHAHIDHDHSSPDHDHDHSNHDHDHSNHDHDHSSHDHSGHDHSGHDHNDHNHDKAQKKEQIHAGSDGRDLSSQPHNGHDHGNHDHVDHDHSDHKDDHGHLHEVPTGTDSSPSDQVQQPSQVLQAPQPSSASTESQTRKLKKPIGARGQVGENKDTSLPDDHDHQHGHNHDGHGHGHSHSHKRKREAPGSHAHPTLPGPASSVNAEGKSHQHEECLNLTQLLTYYGLNPDSPISPRQFTYLCPALLYQIDSRVCIRHYHQMDLEQENSVLVWLWGFVSITIISLLSLLGVVLVPILNQACFKFLLTFLVALAVGTLSGDALLHLLPHSQGQHDHEHGGQRASQSTDLVTEFDGVWKGLTALAGIYLLFIIEHCIGMFKHYKDHKGKKTIEEGKIGRKLSDHKLNRRSDAEWLHLKPISEDHDVTVVSCDNGHNDTQITELQPPDSPTTRTPLAPQIAQQEPQSPKKENGHKVKKHGHGHGHSHGHGHSHGGNCHSDQEMKDAGIASIAWMVIMGDGMHNFSDGLAIGAAFSANLTGGISTSVAVFCHELPHELGDFAVLLKAGMSVKQAIVYNLLSALMAYVGMVIGTAVGQYTHNVTSWIFAITAGMFLYVALVDMLPEMLHGDSEDHKRCQLGHFVLQNLGMLTGFAIMLLIAIFEDQIVFDFGFD; encoded by the exons ATGCGAGTCCACGTGCACACCAAgttctgtttcctgtgtgtgcTCACCTTCCTCTTCCATCCGTACAGCCGCTGCAATGGAGAAGGGCACGGCCACCAGCATGGTGGACATCAACATGACAAACACCACCACGCTCACAACGACCTGCAGATCTCTGATGCTCCATATGTGAGAGGAGGTATTCCACCTCCGGAGGCAAACATTCATCATGTAGACTCTCCGGAGGAAGAACAACAGTTTTACATCCAGCAGCTGTTCAGGCGCTATGGCCACAAAGGCAGGCTAGATTACCAGGGATTTCAGAGTCTGCTATTAAGCTTGGGTCTGGGAGAAGTGAAGGTGGTAGGTCTGGATCATGATGATCTTGGCCATGACCACGTTGCTCACCTCGATCTATTGGATGTGAAGGATGGGCTTCACACTCATTCAACCACCAAAACAGGCCAAGGCAAGGGTCGTGGGAATTGGCATGGTCATTCCCACAATCCACATAACGAACAGGTTCCCACAGAGTGCAGCTATCACACTACTGCTATCAGTCCTGCTTCCGGTGCACCTACAGGACTTGACCATAAACATGATCACAGCCATCATGGGCATGATCATGGCAACGCAGAGGATAGGGACCATAAACGTTCTGATGGAAATGTGAAGGACACACATGCCCACGGCCATGATCATGACCACGAAAAAGAGCACAAACCTGAGCAGGTACATTCCACCAACAAGGACCAGGCCACTCAACCTCCCAATGATAACGACCACAGCACTCACGATCACAGTGACCACGACCACAGCGATCATGATCACAGCACCCACGACCACAGCGACCATGAACATGAGCGAAAAATTGAGCAGGTACAGCACAACAGTAAGGACTTGTCATCTCAACCACACATCGATCATCACCATAGCAACCACGACCATAATGATCATGACCACAGTAATCATGATCACAGTGCTCACGACCATgacaaagaacacaaacatgaaaaagtACAAGTACAGGCTAATCAAAAGAACTTGTCTTCTCAACCTCACGGTGATCACGCTCACATAGATCACGACCACAGTAGTCCCGACCACGATCACGACCACAGTAATCACGATCACGACCACAGTAATCACGATCATGACCACAGTAGTCACGATCACAGCGGTCACGACCACAGCGGTCACGATCACAATGATCACAACCATGATAAAGCACAGAAAAAAGAACAGATACATGCAGGTTCTGATGGCAGAGACCTGTCCTCTCAACCTCACAATGGTCATGACCACGGGAATCATGACCACGTTGATCATGACCACAGTGATCATAAAGATGACCATGGACATCTCCACGAAGTGCCGACAGGTACAGACTCTTCACCAAGCGACCAGGTGCAGCAGCCATCCCAGGTCCTCCAGGCTCCACAACCATCTTCTGCCTCGACAGAAAGCCAGACAAGGAAGCTGAAAAAGCCAATTGGGGCCAGGGGACAGgttggagaaaacaaagacacttCATTGCCCGATGACCATGATCATCAACATGGACACAACCATGACGGTCATGGCCATGGTCACAGCCATTCTcataaaagaaagagagaagccCCAGGAAGTCATGCACATCCCACTCTGCCTGGCCCTGCCTCGTCTGTCAACGCAGAAGGGAAGTCTCATCAGCATGAGGAG TGTTTGAACCTGACTCAACTCCTCACCTACTATGGCCTGAATCCAGACTCGCCCATCTCCCCGCGTCAGTTCACCTACCTGTGTCCTGCCCTGCTCTATCAGATAGATAGTCGGGTCTGCATTCGCCATTACCACCAGATGGATTTGGAGCAGGAAAATTCTG TGTTGGTGTGGCTCTGGGGCTTTGTGtccatcaccatcatcagcCTGCTTTCTCTGCTGGGAGTGGTGCTCGTACCCATCCTCAACCAGGCCTGCTTCAAGTTCCTGCTCACCTTCCTGGTGGCGCTGGCAGTGGGCACGCTCAGTGGAGACGCGCTCCTTCATCTGCTGCCACAT TCTCAAGGGCAACATGACCACGAGCACGGCGGGCAAAGGGCGAGCCAGAGCACTGATCTGGTTACTGAATTTGATGGAGTGTGGAAAGGCCTAACTGCGCTGGCCGGCAtctacctcctcttcatcattgaGCATTGTATCGGCATGTTTAAGCACTACAAAGACCACAAG GGCAAGAAGACGATCGAGGAGGGCAAGATTGGCAGGAAGTTGTCAGATCACAAGTTAAATCGGCGCTCAGATGCAGAGTGGCTGCATCTGAAGCCCATCAGTGAAG ACCATGACGTCACAGTCGTCTCCTGCGACAACGGTCACAACGACACGCAGATCACAGAGCTCCAGCCTCCCGACTCTCCCACCACCAGGACGCCCCTGGCACCCCAAATCGCCCAACAAGAGCCCCAGTCACCCAAAAAGGAGAACGGACACAAGGTGAAGAAGCACGGACACGGCCATGGTCACTCGCACGGACACGGTCACTCCCATGGAGGAAACTGTCACTCAGACCAGGAGATGAAGGACGCCGGTATAGCCAGCATCGCCTGGATGGTCATCATGGGTGATGGCATGCATAACTTCAGTGACGGTTTGGCTATAG GCGCAGCGTTCAGTGCAAACCTGACAGGAGGCATCAGTACATCAGTGGCTGTTTTCTGCCATGAATTACCTCATGAGCTCG GTGACTTTGCGGTGCTGCTGAAAGCGGGGATGTCAGTGAAGCAGGCCATTGTCTACAATCTGCTATCCGCCCTCATGGCCTACGTTGGCATGGTGATTGGCACAGCTGTGGGCCAGTACACGCACAATGTCACCAGCTGGATCTTCGCCATCACAGCTGGCATGTTCCTCTATGTGGCTCTGGTGGATATG CTGCCAGAAATGCTTCACGGGGACAGTGAGGACCACAAGCGCTGCCAGCTGGGACACTTTGTCCTGCAGAATCTGGGCATGCTGACCGGGTTCGCTATCATGCTGCTCATTGCCATCTTTGAAGACCAAATCGTTTTTGATTTCGGCTTTGATTAA